The nucleotide window TGTGGCAGAAGCTGAGGCAAAGGGTGATTCCCGAAAAATCAAGAAGATTCTTGTCGTTTCTCTGGCTACGACCGTCTCACTGTCCATCTTATTTACACCTGCTCTCATCCTGCTTGCACCATACTTATCGGAAACATTGTTCACAGATCCAAGAACGCAGTGGCCGCTATTGGCGATTGCGCCGATAGTTCCGATTGTGGCCGTATCCTCCGTTCTTCGCGGCTACTTCCAGGGCCGGCAGAATATGAGGCCATCTGCCATATCCCAGGTAATCGAACAACTTGTAAGGATCACCTTGATCGCTGTTTTGACAAAAACCTTCATGCCTTATGGGATTGAATATGCTGCGGCAGGTGCCATGATCGCTTCAGTGATTGGGGAGCTAATTTCCTTGATTTATTTAATGACCACCTTTAAGCTCAGGAAAAAGTTCCGGCTGCGGAAGAATTTTTTCGGGTTTGTCCATTCTGGAAAATCGACCTTCAATGAATTAATGAGGATTGCTTTGCCAACAACCGGTTCAAGAATGATTGGCTCAGTTTCCTGGTTTTTCGAACCTATCGTAGTTGCTCACAGTCTTGCGATAGCCGGTGTGGCAGCTGTTGCTGCTACCAAACAATATGGAGCATTGACAGGTTTCGCAATGCCGCTGCTGTTATTGCCTTCCTTCATCACCTATTCTCTGTCCACATCCCTTGTTCCGGCAATCAGTGAAGCGAACTCAAAAAAGAACATGAAGGTGATTGAGCACCTCCTTCAGCAATCATTGCGCTTCTCCTTATTAACAGGCGGCCTTGCGATCGTGGTGTTATATGTACTTGCTGAGCCTTTGATGACGTTAATGTACGGGAGTTCAAATGGTTCTCAATTCATCAAGCTGATGGCTCCATTCTTCCTGTTCTACTATTTCCAGGGTCCGCTGCAGGCAGCACTGCAGGCTCTTGATTTGGCAAGGGCAGCGATGATTAACAGCCTGATCGGAAACCTGGCAAAAACCGCAGTCATCTTCCTTCTGGCAAGCCAGCCTGCGTTTGGCATCAATGGAGTCGCCCTGGGAATGGTCATGGGAATCGTCCTGATTACCCTTCTCCATTTTGCGACGATGCTTAAGGCTGTTTCCTTCAGCTTTTATGTAAAAGATTATTTAAAGTTATTTACCATCATCATTCTTTCTGGCTCATTGGGTTTCCTGCTCTGGGATTGGCAGGGTGAAGAGCTGGGACTATCATTAAGAATTCTTGCCAATGCTGGAGCGGTTACAACCCTCTATTTATCACTGTCAGTTGCTCTTGGTTTAATCAGGAAAAATGAGCTTATGAAACTGCGGTCAGTCCTAATGTCTTTTTTTAGAAGGACGTATAGTTAAAAAACGTGGACAATGAATCCACGTTTTTATTTATCTTTGAGATCGATATAAAATTTTCCGTTTTGGTAGCTGCAAAAAGAGATCTCGCCGGGATCTTCATACCCCTTATTCCTAAGTTTCTCCAGCATCCAGGATCTTGATTTGTCGATCATATCAAGATTATCTTCCTGAACCTCGCCATCGATGATCAGCGGCAGGGCAAGACTGCTGTTGTCCTGCTGATCATCATAATTTTTCTGGAATATAGATAGGGTACCAGACGGCTCTAATATGGCATACTCCACATCGGAAATGTCTCCAACATCTTTTTCCCGTAATTGAAGCAGCAGATCGTCAAAGTTATACCTTTGCGATCGCATTGCCTTTTCATCAATCTTCCCATTATTAATAATGATTGTCGGCTTTCCATCTACAATATCCCTGAACTTTTTGCTTTTGAGAGAAAGGAGTGCCAATGTAATCTGGATAATGACAAGAATACTGATTGGGAGAAGGGTATTAATCAACGGATCTTTCGTGTTTTCTATGGCCAGGGAAGCCATCTCAGCGATCATGATATAGACAACCAAATCAAGGATGCTCAATTCACCGATTTCCCTTTTTCCCATTAAACGAAAAATCAACAGGATTAATAAGTAAAGGAGCAATGTCCTAAAAAGGATGATGAAGTACTGTTCCACTTTTCCCCCGCCCTTCTTCTTAAAGCATTCCTCCTTAGTGTTTTATTTTCCGCTGAAAAAATACTGACAGTTTCTGCTTTTTCAACTGACTGTTAATGAAAATCTGATTCTAATTGTCCATTTACCTGAATATGCTTGTACTAGGGTTTTCCCGGTTGCAGGGGAACAGAGACTAGAGAGGAGAGGGGTTAATGGAATCGAAAAGTTTGGGCAGGGCCGTCCTTTACGGAGTGATTGCCATTTTTTTATTGGCAATCGTGAGCAGTTTTATATTTTCACTTCTGCTGAAATTCACTTCAGTCCAGGAATCATCGCTTCAATACGTGATGACATCCATCTCATTTTTATCGATTTTTATCGGGGGATTTATCACCGGCGGGAACGGCAAAGAGAAAGGGTGGATAATTGGAGGAGGAACAGGCCTGGCTTATTCCCTGATTA belongs to Mesobacillus sp. AQ2 and includes:
- the spoVB gene encoding stage V sporulation protein B; translated protein: MSKFLKGTFILLIAGLITRVLGFINRIVIARFIGEEGVGLYMMAFPTMVLVVTITQLGLPVAISKNVAEAEAKGDSRKIKKILVVSLATTVSLSILFTPALILLAPYLSETLFTDPRTQWPLLAIAPIVPIVAVSSVLRGYFQGRQNMRPSAISQVIEQLVRITLIAVLTKTFMPYGIEYAAAGAMIASVIGELISLIYLMTTFKLRKKFRLRKNFFGFVHSGKSTFNELMRIALPTTGSRMIGSVSWFFEPIVVAHSLAIAGVAAVAATKQYGALTGFAMPLLLLPSFITYSLSTSLVPAISEANSKKNMKVIEHLLQQSLRFSLLTGGLAIVVLYVLAEPLMTLMYGSSNGSQFIKLMAPFFLFYYFQGPLQAALQALDLARAAMINSLIGNLAKTAVIFLLASQPAFGINGVALGMVMGIVLITLLHFATMLKAVSFSFYVKDYLKLFTIIILSGSLGFLLWDWQGEELGLSLRILANAGAVTTLYLSLSVALGLIRKNELMKLRSVLMSFFRRTYS
- a CDS encoding DUF421 domain-containing protein, whose protein sequence is MEQYFIILFRTLLLYLLILLIFRLMGKREIGELSILDLVVYIMIAEMASLAIENTKDPLINTLLPISILVIIQITLALLSLKSKKFRDIVDGKPTIIINNGKIDEKAMRSQRYNFDDLLLQLREKDVGDISDVEYAILEPSGTLSIFQKNYDDQQDNSSLALPLIIDGEVQEDNLDMIDKSRSWMLEKLRNKGYEDPGEISFCSYQNGKFYIDLKDK
- a CDS encoding TIGR04086 family membrane protein, with amino-acid sequence MESKSLGRAVLYGVIAIFLLAIVSSFIFSLLLKFTSVQESSLQYVMTSISFLSIFIGGFITGGNGKEKGWIIGGGTGLAYSLIIFLFQYLGYDSLFSLEQVIYHVCYILTAMMGGILGVNIVGGTSKA